The Bacillus marinisedimentorum DNA segment TTCTACGATAATCACTTTCTTTACCCGGTCCTCCATGTAGGTCACCTGCTTTTTAAATATCTTTTCGGTTTCTCTTACTATTGTATACATAGATTACCCGTTTTCTTCTATTAGTTTGTTTGGTAACAATTCCAATCCGGCAAGTTTGTATTAATGAAACGCTAAACACTCTATCAAGTCTGCAGCGGGGCCTTGCAGCCGCTTGGCATGTACATCTTTTTTACAGCATAACAAAACCCCGGTTTGCACCGGGGTTTTTCGTTAGTTTTTAGTCTTCTTCACTTACCATTTCCTGATATTGTTCTGCCGTCATCAGGCTATCGATTTCGCCTGTATCTTGAGGCTCAACGATGACCATCCATGCTTTTTCATATGGAGACTCGTTGACAAGCTCAGGGCTGTCTTCAAGCTCGCTGTTGATTTCGACAACTTTTCCGCTTAGCGGAGCATACAATTCAGAAACCGTTTTTACAGATTCAACACTGCCAAACGGCTCATCTGTTTTGATTTCATCTCCGACCTCCGGCAATTCGACAAAAACGATATCGCCAAGTTCTGACTGAGCGAAGTCGGTAATTCCGATGCGGACCTTGCCGTCTTCTGTTTTTACCCATTCGTGTTCTTCTGAGTAACGGAAATCCTTAGGTAAGTTCATTGCAAAAATCCCTCCATAGAAAAATGTTTTTAGCTAAAATCACGGGTTCTTTAACTATTTCCCCATGTTTTTTCATAATCCTCTTCTTTAAAGCCGACTGTCACCCTATCGCCATCAACGGCAATCGGCCGCTTGATCAGCATGCCGTCCGATGCAAGAATGCCGAGAAGTTCATCGTCTGAAGCGGTTTTCACTTTTTCCTTCAAGTTCTGCTCACGGTATTTTTTTCCGCTTGTATTAAAAAACTTTTTAATTTCCAAACCGCTCTTTTGATAATAGTCCTCGAGCTCCTCACGTCCCGGGGGATTGTCAGCAATATGTATCTCTTCAAACGGGATGCCGCGCTCTTCCAGCCACTTTTTCGCCTTTCGGCTTGTACCGCATTTCGGATACCAGTAAAACTGTATGGCCATTTAATCCCTCCCATCAATAAAGGTAAGTATATTGTATCACAACAGGGATTTGAAATTCTAATTATCCAATCATTCTTTTGAGCCTGTTTTACAACAGCTGAAAAAGGTGATTTTCACAGCGGCTAAAACGGTTATCCCCGAAGCGCAACCGCTTTGCGGCTGGAT contains these protein-coding regions:
- the gcvH gene encoding glycine cleavage system protein GcvH; its protein translation is MNLPKDFRYSEEHEWVKTEDGKVRIGITDFAQSELGDIVFVELPEVGDEIKTDEPFGSVESVKTVSELYAPLSGKVVEINSELEDSPELVNESPYEKAWMVIVEPQDTGEIDSLMTAEQYQEMVSEED
- a CDS encoding arsenate reductase family protein; this encodes MAIQFYWYPKCGTSRKAKKWLEERGIPFEEIHIADNPPGREELEDYYQKSGLEIKKFFNTSGKKYREQNLKEKVKTASDDELLGILASDGMLIKRPIAVDGDRVTVGFKEEDYEKTWGNS